A DNA window from Kitasatospora atroaurantiaca contains the following coding sequences:
- a CDS encoding dihydroorotate dehydrogenase electron transfer subunit: MAHPVQTEAEVLSSTAEGAYHRLVLRAPEAAPRVRPGHFATLAVGGRHSSMLLRRAFSIHRADVEAGTVELVIAEQGHGTGELRRARPGDRLDLIAPLGTPFPLPDGPVSALLVAAGYGIAPLLALGEEIKRRGGQIGFILGAPTVAQLYGVEQARALTQDVLVVTEDGSAGLPGPVTEPLAQAIRAIDATVVHACGPMPVLRAVTGIALDLGARCHTSVEEAMACGVGICMTCVLPVVGEDGVSRFVRSCTDGPVFDGARVRWNDIGTVPADLEGAAAMGVKG, encoded by the coding sequence ATGGCCCACCCAGTCCAGACCGAAGCCGAGGTGCTCTCCAGCACCGCCGAGGGCGCGTACCACCGGCTGGTGCTGCGCGCCCCCGAGGCGGCGCCGCGCGTCCGCCCGGGCCACTTCGCGACCCTGGCGGTCGGCGGGCGGCACTCCTCGATGCTGCTCCGGCGGGCCTTCTCGATCCACCGGGCCGACGTCGAGGCCGGGACGGTCGAGCTGGTGATCGCCGAGCAGGGCCACGGCACTGGGGAGCTGCGCCGGGCCCGGCCCGGCGACCGGCTCGACCTGATCGCTCCGCTCGGCACGCCCTTCCCGCTGCCGGACGGCCCGGTCAGCGCCCTGCTGGTGGCCGCCGGCTACGGCATCGCGCCGCTGCTCGCGCTCGGCGAGGAGATCAAGCGCCGCGGCGGCCAGATCGGGTTCATCCTCGGTGCCCCGACCGTCGCGCAGCTGTACGGGGTCGAACAGGCCCGGGCGCTCACCCAGGACGTCCTGGTGGTCACCGAGGACGGTTCGGCGGGCCTGCCGGGCCCGGTCACCGAGCCGCTCGCCCAGGCCATCAGGGCGATCGACGCGACGGTCGTCCACGCCTGCGGCCCGATGCCGGTGCTCCGGGCCGTCACCGGCATCGCCCTCGACCTCGGGGCGCGCTGCCACACCTCCGTGGAGGAGGCGATGGCCTGCGGCGTCGGCATCTGCATGACCTGTGTTCTGCCGGTGGTCGGCGAGGACGGTGTCAGCCGCTTCGTCCGCTCCTGCACCGACGGCCCGGTCTTCGACGGTGCCCGGGTCCGCTGGAACGACATCGGGACCGTCCCCGCCGATCTCGAAGGCGCCGCCGCGATGGGAGTGAAGGGCTGA
- a CDS encoding dihydroorotate dehydrogenase, which produces MQTDDVDLRVPFGALTLPNPLTTASGCAGYGRELAKFVPLDALGSVTTKTIMASPRSGLATPRMAETPSGMLNAIGLQGSGIASFVKHELPWLAERGARVLVSIAGERLEEFAEVAEQLNGQPGVIGLELNISCPNIADRGQVFACNPATSYDVVRAVRKVAEAGLPVYAKLSPDVTSITEIAAACVQAGADGLSMINTSLGMAIDLDTMRPAVAGGTGGLSGPAIRPTAIRCVHQVHAAMLAGRIPQVPILGMGGIRTGRDALEFALAGASGLAVGTALFNDPAAPLRILDELRTELAARGFAKFTDAVGFAHRPVTAERLS; this is translated from the coding sequence ATGCAGACCGACGACGTCGACCTCAGAGTCCCCTTCGGCGCGCTGACCCTGCCCAACCCGCTCACCACCGCGTCCGGCTGCGCGGGGTACGGGCGCGAGCTGGCCAAGTTCGTCCCGCTGGACGCGCTGGGCTCCGTCACCACCAAGACGATCATGGCGAGCCCGCGCTCCGGCCTCGCCACTCCCCGGATGGCCGAGACGCCGTCCGGCATGCTCAACGCGATCGGGCTGCAGGGCTCCGGCATCGCCTCCTTCGTCAAGCACGAGCTGCCGTGGCTGGCCGAGCGCGGCGCCCGGGTGCTGGTCTCGATCGCGGGGGAGCGGCTGGAGGAGTTCGCCGAGGTCGCCGAGCAGCTCAACGGGCAGCCCGGGGTGATCGGCCTGGAGCTCAACATCTCCTGCCCCAACATCGCCGACCGGGGCCAGGTCTTCGCCTGCAACCCGGCCACCTCCTACGACGTGGTCCGCGCCGTCCGCAAGGTGGCCGAGGCCGGGCTGCCGGTGTACGCCAAGCTCTCGCCGGACGTCACCTCGATCACCGAGATCGCCGCCGCCTGCGTCCAGGCCGGGGCGGACGGCCTCTCGATGATCAACACCTCGCTCGGCATGGCCATCGATCTCGACACCATGCGGCCCGCGGTGGCCGGCGGCACCGGCGGCCTCTCCGGGCCCGCGATCCGCCCGACCGCCATCCGCTGCGTGCACCAGGTGCACGCCGCGATGCTGGCCGGACGCATCCCGCAGGTGCCCATCCTCGGTATGGGCGGCATCCGTACCGGCCGCGACGCCCTGGAGTTCGCGCTGGCCGGCGCGAGCGGCCTGGCCGTCGGCACCGCTCTGTTCAACGACCCGGCCGCCCCGCTGCGCATCCTCGACGAGCTGCGCACCGAGCTGGCGGCCCGAGGTTTCGCCAAGTTCACCGACGCGGTGGGGTTCGCCCACCGTCCCGTCACTGCTGAAAGGCTGTCATGA
- the pyrF gene encoding orotidine-5'-phosphate decarboxylase — translation MTLAPFGARLHHALETRGRLCVGIDPHASLLAAWGLGDDVAGLERFSRTVVEALAGEVAVLKPQAAFFERFGSRGIAVLEQTVAEAREAGALVLMDAKRGDIGSTMAAYAETFLSPAGPLFSDALTVSPYLGFGSLQPALDLARANGAGVFALALTSNPEGAEVQRAVAAGGESVAQGVLRRLAAENEGAEPLGSFGAVVGATLTEAGVDLEINGPLLAPGVGAQGATAADLPRVFGDAVRHVVPSVSRDVLKHGPSVAALRAASARFVEEISAVVK, via the coding sequence ATGACCCTCGCTCCGTTCGGCGCCCGCCTCCACCACGCGCTCGAGACCCGCGGCCGGCTGTGCGTCGGCATCGACCCGCACGCCTCCCTGCTCGCCGCCTGGGGGCTCGGTGACGACGTCGCCGGGCTGGAGCGGTTCAGCCGGACCGTGGTCGAGGCGCTGGCCGGCGAGGTCGCCGTGCTCAAGCCGCAGGCCGCCTTCTTCGAGCGCTTCGGCAGCCGCGGCATCGCCGTCCTGGAGCAGACCGTCGCCGAGGCCCGCGAGGCCGGTGCCCTGGTGCTGATGGACGCCAAGCGCGGCGACATCGGCTCCACCATGGCCGCGTACGCCGAGACCTTCCTGTCGCCCGCCGGCCCGCTCTTCTCGGACGCGCTCACGGTCAGCCCGTACCTGGGCTTCGGCTCGCTGCAGCCGGCGCTCGACCTGGCCCGGGCCAACGGCGCGGGTGTGTTCGCGCTGGCGCTGACCTCCAACCCGGAGGGCGCCGAGGTGCAGCGTGCGGTGGCGGCCGGCGGGGAGAGCGTGGCCCAGGGCGTCCTGCGCCGGCTCGCGGCCGAGAACGAGGGCGCCGAGCCGCTCGGCTCCTTCGGCGCGGTGGTCGGTGCGACCCTTACCGAGGCCGGGGTCGACCTGGAGATCAACGGCCCGCTGCTCGCCCCCGGCGTCGGCGCGCAGGGGGCGACCGCGGCGGATCTGCCGCGGGTCTTCGGCGACGCCGTCCGCCATGTGGTGCCCAGCGTCAGCCGGGACGTGCTCAAGCACGGGCCTTCGGTGGCGGCGCTGCGCGCGGCCTCGGCGCGGTTCGTCGAGGAGATCAGCGCCGTGGTGAAGTAG
- the mihF gene encoding integration host factor, actinobacterial type: MALPPLTPEQRTAALAKAADARRKRADVKNKLKHSGASLHDVIKAGKADDEVIGKMKVSALLESLPGVGKVRAKQIMERLGISESRRVRGLGTNQIASLEREFGSTAS, translated from the coding sequence GTGGCTCTTCCGCCCCTTACCCCTGAACAGCGCACCGCCGCGCTCGCCAAGGCTGCCGATGCTCGCCGGAAGCGCGCCGACGTGAAGAACAAGCTGAAGCACTCCGGTGCCTCGCTTCACGACGTGATCAAGGCGGGCAAGGCCGACGACGAGGTCATCGGCAAGATGAAGGTGTCCGCTCTGCTGGAGAGCCTTCCGGGCGTCGGCAAGGTGCGCGCCAAGCAGATCATGGAGCGTCTGGGTATCAGCGAGAGCCGCCGGGTGCGCGGCCTCGGTACGAACCAGATCGCCTCGCTGGAGCGGGAGTTCGGCAGCACCGCCTCCTGA
- the gmk gene encoding guanylate kinase, with the protein MSERPRLTVLSGPSGVGKSTVVAHMRKQHPEVWLSVSVTTRHPRPGEKDGVHYYFVDNDEFDKLIANGELLEWAVFAGNRYGTPRQAVLEKLENGVPVLLEIDLQGARQVRESMPEALLVFLAPPSWDELVRRLTGRGTEPQDVIEKRLEAAKVELAAETEFDTTLVNTSVEQVAAELLALLGVA; encoded by the coding sequence ATGAGTGAGCGTCCGCGGCTGACCGTGCTCTCCGGCCCTTCGGGGGTCGGCAAGAGCACGGTCGTCGCTCATATGAGGAAGCAGCACCCCGAGGTCTGGCTCTCGGTGTCGGTGACGACCCGCCACCCGAGGCCCGGCGAGAAGGACGGGGTCCACTACTACTTCGTCGACAACGATGAATTCGACAAGCTGATCGCCAACGGCGAGCTGCTGGAGTGGGCCGTCTTCGCCGGCAACCGGTACGGCACGCCGCGCCAGGCCGTGCTGGAGAAGCTGGAGAACGGCGTACCGGTCCTGCTGGAGATCGATCTGCAGGGCGCCCGCCAGGTGCGGGAGTCGATGCCCGAGGCGCTGCTGGTCTTCCTGGCCCCGCCGAGCTGGGACGAGCTGGTCCGCCGGCTCACCGGCCGGGGCACCGAGCCGCAGGACGTCATCGAGAAGCGGCTGGAGGCGGCGAAGGTCGAGCTGGCCGCCGAGACCGAGTTCGACACGACCCTTGTCAACACGTCGGTCGAGCAGGTAGCGGCCGAACTGCTAGCCTTGCTCGGTGTAGCCTGA
- the rpoZ gene encoding DNA-directed RNA polymerase subunit omega, giving the protein MSSSMTAPEGIINPPIDELLEATDSKYSLVIYAAKRARQINAYYSQLGEGLLEYVGPLVDTHVHEKPLSIALREINAGMLTAEAIEAA; this is encoded by the coding sequence GTGTCCTCTTCCATGACCGCGCCCGAGGGCATCATCAACCCGCCGATCGATGAGCTGCTCGAGGCCACCGACTCCAAGTACAGCCTGGTGATCTACGCCGCCAAGCGCGCGCGTCAGATCAACGCGTACTACTCGCAGCTCGGTGAGGGTCTCCTGGAGTACGTCGGCCCGCTGGTCGACACCCACGTGCACGAGAAGCCGCTGTCGATCGCGCTGCGCGAGATCAATGCCGGCATGCTCACCGCAGAGGCCATCGAGGCTGCCTGA